From Candidatus Woesearchaeota archaeon, a single genomic window includes:
- a CDS encoding histidine phosphatase family protein has translation MVTSIILIRHASSETINPEQPRTPGLGLTESGKEQAKKTAMFLQGLTFSKIYTSKMTRAIETAQIITNQEIKQQENLNEFNKIVFEEQPEKETKQLEKFNENIEQALKTKTVFEEILRKHRDSKVLIVAHGNVIRYLVCCALSLKPHKAPNFIISNASITHLFFEGNQLINVGCINSTTHLFLK, from the coding sequence ATGGTAACTTCCATAATATTAATAAGACACGCCTCAAGCGAAACTATTAATCCAGAACAACCAAGAACGCCAGGTCTTGGACTAACAGAATCAGGAAAAGAACAAGCCAAAAAAACAGCTATGTTCCTACAAGGACTAACATTCTCAAAAATATACACTAGCAAAATGACTAGAGCAATAGAAACAGCACAAATAATAACAAATCAAGAAATAAAACAACAAGAAAACCTAAACGAATTCAACAAAATAGTATTCGAAGAACAACCAGAAAAAGAAACAAAACAACTAGAAAAATTTAATGAAAACATAGAACAAGCACTAAAAACAAAAACAGTATTCGAAGAAATACTCAGAAAACACAGAGACTCAAAAGTACTAATAGTAGCACACGGAAACGTTATAAGATACTTAGTGTGCTGTGCACTAAGCCTAAAACCACACAAAGCACCAAACTTCATAATATCAAACGCTTCAATCACGCACTTATTCTTTGAAGGAAACCAATTAATCAATGTCGGATGTATAAACTCAACAACGCACTTATTCTTAAAATAA
- a CDS encoding 30S ribosomal protein S7, with product MTKVLAFNKWDVEGITVTDPGIAPYLTLKPVIVPKTGARYAGNKFHKSKVFIVERLINKIMITGHKSKKHFISSGHNTGKAHKAYDLVQDTLELIEKKTKKNPIGVLAKAIENAAPREEIVTIEYGGARYPKAVECAPQRRIDMVLRLMAQGARQKSFNKKRSMEDALADEIINAYNASQNSVAISKKLELERQADSSR from the coding sequence ATGACAAAAGTACTAGCATTCAACAAATGGGATGTAGAAGGAATAACTGTAACTGACCCCGGAATAGCGCCATACTTAACACTAAAACCAGTTATAGTGCCAAAAACAGGGGCGAGATACGCAGGAAACAAATTCCACAAATCCAAAGTATTCATAGTAGAAAGACTAATTAACAAAATAATGATAACAGGTCACAAATCTAAAAAACACTTTATAAGCTCAGGACATAACACAGGAAAAGCACATAAAGCATACGATTTAGTTCAAGACACACTAGAATTAATAGAGAAAAAAACCAAAAAAAATCCAATAGGTGTACTGGCAAAAGCAATAGAGAATGCAGCTCCAAGAGAAGAAATAGTAACAATAGAATATGGTGGAGCGAGATATCCAAAAGCAGTAGAATGTGCACCACAAAGACGAATAGACATGGTTCTAAGATTAATGGCGCAAGGAGCAAGACAAAAAAGCTTCAATAAAAAAAGATCAATGGAAGACGCACTAGCAGACGAAATAATAAATGCATATAACGCATCACAAAACAGTGTCGCAATATCCAAGAAATTAGAACTAGAAAGACAAGCAGATTCTAGCAGATAA
- a CDS encoding class I SAM-dependent methyltransferase codes for MDEAWKKIYQENATKEIPIHTMSCWTEEGFQELFKITFKIVKKLKNIKTVLDVGCGPGEYCAEFHRKGYEITGIDYAENVIKQAQKKHPDIKFIVGNAYKLPFKDQEFDLITCIGVLQCVYEPEKIINELTRVSKKHIIISTLLRQKKLENPIRLLQKKLETDNWPTRDYHPSEIQEILEKKGYITTLILKNNKQLIKDGFFIIATKKQ; via the coding sequence ATGGATGAAGCCTGGAAAAAAATATACCAAGAAAACGCAACTAAAGAAATACCTATACACACAATGTCTTGTTGGACAGAAGAAGGATTCCAAGAATTATTCAAAATAACATTCAAAATAGTAAAAAAACTAAAAAACATAAAAACAGTACTAGATGTAGGATGCGGACCTGGAGAATACTGCGCAGAATTTCATAGAAAAGGATATGAAATAACTGGAATAGATTATGCAGAAAACGTAATAAAACAAGCACAAAAAAAACACCCTGACATAAAATTTATTGTGGGAAACGCATACAAATTACCATTTAAAGATCAAGAATTTGATTTAATAACTTGCATAGGAGTCTTACAATGCGTTTATGAACCAGAAAAAATAATAAATGAACTAACAAGAGTATCAAAAAAACACATAATAATATCAACACTCCTAAGACAAAAAAAATTAGAAAACCCAATAAGGTTACTACAAAAAAAATTAGAAACAGATAACTGGCCAACCAGAGATTATCACCCCTCAGAAATACAAGAAATACTAGAAAAAAAAGGATATATAACAACACTTATTCTAAAAAATAATAAACAACTAATAAAAGACGGATTCTTCATAATAGCAACAAAAAAACAATAA